Genomic DNA from Amycolatopsis alba DSM 44262:
CGCGCGGCAGCGGGTTGCCCTGCGCGTCGGTGCGGCTGTCCTGGCCGACGAGCAGGATGTCGATCGCGCCGTCCAGCGGTTTCGCCGGCGGGTGGCCGTTGTCCTCGAAGATGTTCGTGGTCGCGAAGCCCTTCGAAGGGTCGCCGATGAACTGCCAGCCCCACCAGGTCAGCGTCAGGATCGCGAGCGAGACCAGGCTGAACACGACCTTCACCCCGCGGCGGGCGAACACCGCGACGCCGCCACGGCGCGCCTGAATGGGTGGCCCGTGCCACTCGGTCACGTGCGATCCTCCACGAATCTCCCCAGGGCACACTCGTGCCTCGTCCATGACTCTACTGATCTCCGTGTTAGACGTCCGTAGGCTGGTGAAAGGTTGCCCCGGTCGTGACACACTCGGCCGGTCCGGGAAGTCGTCAAGGGAGGATCGCGGGATGCGCGTGCTGGTCACCGGGGGTGCCGGGTTCATCGGTTCGCATTACGTCCGGCAGGTGCTGACGGGGGCGTACCCGAGCATGGCCGACGCCGAACTGATCGTGCTCGACAAGCTCACCTACGCGGGCAACGAAGCGAATCTGGAGCCGGTGCGCAAGAACCCGCGCTACCGGTTCGAAAAGGGCGACATCTGCGACGCCGCCCTGGTCAGCGAGCTGATGCGGGGCGTCGACCTGGTCGTCCACTTCGCCGCCGAGTCCCATGTGGACCGTTCGATCGCCGGGGCGGCCGACTTCGTGCTGACCAACGTGCTCGGGACGCAGACCCTGTTGCAGGCCGCGCTCGAGGCCGAGGTCGGGAAGTTCGTCCACGTGTCGACCGACGAGGTCTACGGCTCGATCGAAGAAGGATCCTGGAGCGAAGACCACGCGCTGGAGCCGAATTCGCCGTATTCGGCGTCGAAAGCGTCGTCGGATCTGCTGGCCCGTTCCTTCTTCCGCACCCACGGACTGCCCGTCTGTGTCACGAGGTGCTCGAACAACTACGGTCCGTACCAATTCCCCGAGAAGGTCATCCCGCTCTTCGTGACCAACCTGCTCGACGGCAAGAAGGTCCCCCTGTACGGCGACGGGCTCAACGTGCGTGACTGGCTGCACGTGGACGACCACTGCCGCGGGATCCAGGCGGTCGCCGACGGCGGCAGGCCGGGCGAGGTCTACAATATCGGCGGTGGCACGGAACTGACCAACCGCGAGCTGACCGGACGGCTGCTGACGGCCGTCGACGCCGATTGGGACAGCGTCGAGCCGGTCGAGGACCGCAAGGGCCACGATCGCCGGTACTCGGTGGACATCACCAAGATCTCGCAGGAACTCGGTTACGCGCCGCAAATGTCCTTTGAGGACGGCCTGGCCGACACGGTCGCCTGGTATCGCGAAAACCGTTCGTGGTGGGAGCCGCTGAAGAACCGCGCGGGGGCCTGAAGGTGCTGAGTGTTCTCGTACCGGGCGGTTCCGGTCAGCTGGGGCAGGACATCGCGGCGCTGGCGCCGGACTCCGCGACGCCGTCGTCCGCGGAACTGGACCTGCGCGACACCGGCCAGGTCGTCGCCGCGGTGACCGAGCTGGCGGATCGGGCACGGTCGGCGGGGACGTCGCCGGTGGTGATCAACGCGGCGGCCTACACCGCGGTGGACGCGGCGGAAACCGACGAGGAACGCGCGTTCGCGGTGAACGCCGACGGCCCGCGCGTGCTCGCCGCCGTGTGCTCGTCGCGGGGAGTACCGCTGATCCACGTGTCCACGGATTACGTCTTCGCCGGTGACGCGACTTCGCCGTACGAGGTCGGCGATCTGCTGCGCCCGCTCAGCGCGTACGGCCGGACGAAGGCGGCGGGCGAGGACGCGGTGCTCGGGTCGGGCGCGCGGTCCTGGATCGTGCGGACGTCCTGGGTGTACGGCAAGACCGGGTCGAACTTCGTGAAGACCATGGCACGGCTGGAAAAGGAACGTGCAGAACTGTCCGTAGTGGACGATCAGACCGGGGCGCCGACCTGGTCTCGCGATCTCGCCGCGGGGCTGCTGGAACTCGCCGGTCGGGTCGCCGCCGGTGACGGGCCGTCGCAACGAGTGCTGCATTGCACGGGCGGCGGGTCGACGACGTGGTTCGGCTTCGCGCGGGCGATCTTCGCGGAACTCGGCGCGGATCCGGCACGGGTGAAACCCTGTACGACGGCGGAGTTCCCGCGTCCGGCCGCGCGCCCGGTGTACGGGGTGCTGTCGAACGCCGCGTGGCGCGAGGCAGGCCTCACGCCGCTTCGGGACTGGCCGGACGCCCTGAAGGCCTACTTCGCCTCCTGAGCCCATGGGGTCAGTGCTTGGTGCTGGCCTGGCGGTAGGCGGCGACGGTGAGTTCGGCGCACGCGCGCCAGGTGAAGTTCGCGACGTGGGCGCGGCGCGCGGCCGAGGTGGCGACGGCGTGCGGGTCGCTGACGGCCATCCGCAGCGCCTCCACGAGCCCGTCGACGTCCTCGTACGGCACCAGGCTCGCGCAGTTCCCCGCGACCTCGCGCAACGCGGGGATGTCCGTGCACACCACGGGAACGTCCGACGCCAGCGCTTCCAGCACCGGCAGCCCGAAGCCCTCGTCACGTGACGGCAGCACCAGCGCGCTGGCCCCGGCGACGACGCGGCGGAGGTTCACGTCCGACAGGTAGCCCACGTGACGCGAACGGGAGCCGACCGAGAACGAACCGGGGCCGACGAACACCAGTTCCGGCAGATCCGGCGCCGCTTCGTGCGCCTGCTGAAGCCAGTGCAGGCCCTTGCGAGGCCCAGGGGCACCGGCGAAGAGCAGGTACTTGCCCGGAAGACCGAGCTCCTTGCGTTGTTCCTTGTCCGGCGGGCGCGCGGTGAACCAGGCCGGGTTCACCCCGAGCGGGGTGACGATGATCTTGCCGCGGTCCACGTCGAGCCGCTCGGCCACCTGGTCGGCGACCGCGTTGGTGGGCGTGCAGATCGCGTCGGCGAGCCGGGCGCCGCGACGGACAAGCCGCGGGAGTTCGTGATCGCTCGGCGCGAGCTCTTCCGGAGCGTCCAAAAAGGCCAGATCGTGGATCGTCACCACACCAGCCGCGCGGAATCGCCCTGGCAGTACGAAGTTGGTGCCGTGCACGACGTCCGTCGGCCCGGCGAACAGTTCCACCGGCGGCAGCTGCGAACGCAGCCACGCCTTGCGCAGCAACCGTGCCGCGACGGGCATGCCGCGGGCCCGGACGCCGTGCGGGAGCACGTGCCGCAGCCGTCGCCAGCCGCGCAACGTGAACGCCACCGCGCGAGTGTCCACTTCGGACATCGAGGCGAGCTCTTCCGACAGTGCGACGGTGTACCGGCCGATACCGGTCCTGGCACCGAGAAGCGGGGTCCCGTCGAGCAGGACGCGCAAGGGGCGGTCAGCCACGGCCGAGCCTCTGCTTCGCGACCTTGACCACCCGGCCGCCGACGCGCCGCACGAGTTCCTTCGGGCCGCCGTCGGCGAGGTACTCGCGGATCAGGTCGACGTCGCGGCGCAGCATTTCCGCGCCTCGCACCGGCGCGGTGACCACGAGGTCTTCCGAGCCGGGCAGCCGGTCCGCGGCGGGCCGCGGGTTCCGGCAGAACTCCACCAGCGGTTTCAGCGCCTCCGGCCAGGCGTAACGCTGGGCGACAGCGGCCATTCTTTCGACGCAGCCCGCCGCGAACTCCTCGTCGTACAACGCCTTTTCCAGCGCGTCGGCCAGCGCGTCCACGTCCTCGGCCGGGACGACGACGCCGAGCTTCTCCTCGCGGACCAGGTCGGCGAACGAGTCACCGTCGGTGGTGACGATGGGCAGCCCGGCCCACAGGTAGTCCAGCACCCTGGTGCGGAACGCGAACGTCGTCTCGACGTGCTCGTAATGCGTGGTGACGCCGCAGTTCGCGTCCAGCAGCCAGTTCTGGCGCTCCTCGTAGGGCACCCAGTGCTGGTTGAAGAACACGTGCTTGCCGGTGAGGCCGAGTGTGTCGGAGAGCAGCATCGTGCGCGCCCCGATGTCCATCTCGGTGACCTCGGGGTTCGGATGCTTCATCCCGAGGAACACCAGGCGGACGTCGCCGCGGCGACGGCGCAGCCGCTCGATCGCGCGGACCAGGGTGAGCGGGTCGAACCAGCTGTAGACCCCGCCCGCCCACAGCACGACGTGGTCGGTTTCGCCGATACCGTCCAAAGTGGACCGGAGACCGGGGCCGGTGCGGACCGGTGCTTGCGGCGACAGTCCGAACGGGACGATCGAGAGCAGCGACTGGGTGGTCGGGTCGGCGTCGTACAGCCGGGGCGAGAGCCTGCCCATCGCGGCGAGGTGGCCCAGCCAGAAATGCCGCTGCCGTTCCGACGCGCACAGGAAGAAGTCCCCGCGTTCCAGCTGCGCGTCGAGGACCTTGGTGACCCCGATCAGGTCCAGCGCTCGTTTGTCGTCGGGGGCGCCCTTGCCCTGTTCGAGCAGTTCCAGGTGCATCGGGTCGTACAGATCCGCGACCACGATCTTGTGCGCGTACTGCTTCTTGAGCGAAGGCGCGAGTTCCAGCACGTGACCCTGCAGGACGATGATGTCGGCCCAGGCGATCGGGGCCTCCAGATCGCGCCGGGTCGCCGCGCTGACCCGGAACGGCGCGGGCGGCGGGTCGGCGAGCGGGTTGACCGTCACCAGGTGGACGTCGTGTTCGGCGGCCAGGGTCGCGGACATGTTCCACGCGCGGATCGCCGGGCCCGCCATCCGTTCGGTGATCGCGTCGCCGGTGATGACCAGCACCTTGCGGCGCTGCCCGAAGAGCGCGTCGATGCCGAACGTCTCGACCAGGATGTCGTGCGCCGCGAGATAGCGCGGCAGCGGGTACGCAGGCTCCAAGGCCTTGCGCATCAAGGGAAGGAGGTCGGCGTCGGTGCGGACGCGGGCGGCCTGTTCGGCGGCGCGTGACTCGGCGAGCGACGGCAGCAGTTCGACGAACTGATCGATCGCCAGCACACCCGCGAGCGTGGTCCTCGGCACCTCGACCGGACCGGTCTCGGCCGGGCCGACGCCCTGGGCGAGGTCGAGCTGGGTGGCGTCGAGATCGCCGCGCGCCGTCGCCCGGCGGACGGCCAGTGCCAGCGCGGCCGGCAGCGCACGTGCGAGAGTCTCGTCGGAGAGATTCTTGTACAGCGCGGCCAGCGCGTTGCGTTCCAGCAGGAACGTCTCGCGGCCGGAGTCGGGTGCGTCCACTGTGGACATCGTGGCGTGGTGCTTGTGATAGGTCAGCGACTCCGGCAGGTAGCGGACGCGCCAGCCGCGCAGGTTCAGCCGCCAGCCGAGGTCGACGTCCTCGTAGAACATGAAGAACCGCTCGTCGAATCCGCCGAGCTCGGCGAACACCCCGGCGCGGACGAACATCGCCGAACCGGTCGCGAACAGGACGTCCTTGGCGATCTCGTGTTCGGCGGCGGGGACGTCGGACAGGGGGCTGCCCGCGTGGCGTTTGTAGCCCATGCCGAACCAGGTCAGGCCCGCGTCGACGAAGTCGGTGCCGGTGCCGTCCCAGTCGAGGACCTTGCCGGCCACCGCGGCGACCGTCGGCTGCGCGCGCAGTTCGGCGACGGCCGCGCCCACCCAGCCGGGCGCCGGGCGGGCGTCGTTGT
This window encodes:
- the rfbB gene encoding dTDP-glucose 4,6-dehydratase, translating into MRVLVTGGAGFIGSHYVRQVLTGAYPSMADAELIVLDKLTYAGNEANLEPVRKNPRYRFEKGDICDAALVSELMRGVDLVVHFAAESHVDRSIAGAADFVLTNVLGTQTLLQAALEAEVGKFVHVSTDEVYGSIEEGSWSEDHALEPNSPYSASKASSDLLARSFFRTHGLPVCVTRCSNNYGPYQFPEKVIPLFVTNLLDGKKVPLYGDGLNVRDWLHVDDHCRGIQAVADGGRPGEVYNIGGGTELTNRELTGRLLTAVDADWDSVEPVEDRKGHDRRYSVDITKISQELGYAPQMSFEDGLADTVAWYRENRSWWEPLKNRAGA
- the rfbD gene encoding dTDP-4-dehydrorhamnose reductase — protein: MLSVLVPGGSGQLGQDIAALAPDSATPSSAELDLRDTGQVVAAVTELADRARSAGTSPVVINAAAYTAVDAAETDEERAFAVNADGPRVLAAVCSSRGVPLIHVSTDYVFAGDATSPYEVGDLLRPLSAYGRTKAAGEDAVLGSGARSWIVRTSWVYGKTGSNFVKTMARLEKERAELSVVDDQTGAPTWSRDLAAGLLELAGRVAAGDGPSQRVLHCTGGGSTTWFGFARAIFAELGADPARVKPCTTAEFPRPAARPVYGVLSNAAWREAGLTPLRDWPDALKAYFAS
- a CDS encoding glycosyltransferase family 4 protein, which translates into the protein MADRPLRVLLDGTPLLGARTGIGRYTVALSEELASMSEVDTRAVAFTLRGWRRLRHVLPHGVRARGMPVAARLLRKAWLRSQLPPVELFAGPTDVVHGTNFVLPGRFRAAGVVTIHDLAFLDAPEELAPSDHELPRLVRRGARLADAICTPTNAVADQVAERLDVDRGKIIVTPLGVNPAWFTARPPDKEQRKELGLPGKYLLFAGAPGPRKGLHWLQQAHEAAPDLPELVFVGPGSFSVGSRSRHVGYLSDVNLRRVVAGASALVLPSRDEGFGLPVLEALASDVPVVCTDIPALREVAGNCASLVPYEDVDGLVEALRMAVSDPHAVATSAARRAHVANFTWRACAELTVAAYRQASTKH
- a CDS encoding glycosyltransferase; the encoded protein is MAQGETQPVVSVIVVNYRGAADTVTCLRALAEHDYPNLEVICVDNASGGADVAEIKAAAPDVKLVESPVNSGFAGGCNLGAQHATGTVLAFLNNDARPAPGWVGAAVAELRAQPTVAAVAGKVLDWDGTGTDFVDAGLTWFGMGYKRHAGSPLSDVPAAEHEIAKDVLFATGSAMFVRAGVFAELGGFDERFFMFYEDVDLGWRLNLRGWRVRYLPESLTYHKHHATMSTVDAPDSGRETFLLERNALAALYKNLSDETLARALPAALALAVRRATARGDLDATQLDLAQGVGPAETGPVEVPRTTLAGVLAIDQFVELLPSLAESRAAEQAARVRTDADLLPLMRKALEPAYPLPRYLAAHDILVETFGIDALFGQRRKVLVITGDAITERMAGPAIRAWNMSATLAAEHDVHLVTVNPLADPPPAPFRVSAATRRDLEAPIAWADIIVLQGHVLELAPSLKKQYAHKIVVADLYDPMHLELLEQGKGAPDDKRALDLIGVTKVLDAQLERGDFFLCASERQRHFWLGHLAAMGRLSPRLYDADPTTQSLLSIVPFGLSPQAPVRTGPGLRSTLDGIGETDHVVLWAGGVYSWFDPLTLVRAIERLRRRRGDVRLVFLGMKHPNPEVTEMDIGARTMLLSDTLGLTGKHVFFNQHWVPYEERQNWLLDANCGVTTHYEHVETTFAFRTRVLDYLWAGLPIVTTDGDSFADLVREEKLGVVVPAEDVDALADALEKALYDEEFAAGCVERMAAVAQRYAWPEALKPLVEFCRNPRPAADRLPGSEDLVVTAPVRGAEMLRRDVDLIREYLADGGPKELVRRVGGRVVKVAKQRLGRG